From Pan troglodytes isolate AG18354 chromosome 1, NHGRI_mPanTro3-v2.0_pri, whole genome shotgun sequence:
GAGTGAGACCGGCTCTGGCACTCACTCACCGTGTGGCCTGAGCCTCCATCTCTTCAGCTGCAGGATGGGGGAACCACAGTACCTACTTCATAAGGGTGTCATGAAGATGAATTAGTTAATagagtgcctagaacagtgcctggtatataatTACTGCTTACTAAAAGTTGGCTAAAATTATTATTGTCATCCTATAACATTTCTTTGGGCTCCATGGACCAAAAGGCTCAGTAGTAGGTGCCAATTTGTACGCTTGCAAAAACTATGTAAATAATGCCATGAGAGGGTGGGATTACATGCCAGCAGACTAGGACTGAGGACAGCTGGGGCTTAGATAGGCACATGGGCACTGGGATCATGAGACATTGATAGAGCATGCTATCCAAGGAATTAGACCTCTGAGGACAATTGCTGGGGCATCATGTAGAAAACATCACCCAGGAGGGCTGCACATATATGCAATGAAGCCTGAGCTGATCTTGAATTCCAGGCCCAGGTCCCCAGTGTTCCCATCCGTAGACACAGCTCACTCAAAAGATTAAATGCAGATGAAAATGATTAGAAAAGTATGAAGTGAAATGCAAGTATAAAGTGACATCATTATCATCCTTAGTTCCTCTGCTTGCCTGGCAGCCTGCGGAGAGTGCTGAACCCATTGTCCAGAGGTCTGGGTGAGTCTGGGTGTGCCTGTGTGGCCTGGGTGGGTCTCCATGGCCTCAGACATGTCACCTCACTGCTCTGGACCCCAGATTCTTTATCCTTAAGTGAGAGAGTTCATTGGGATGATCTCTGGAGTGTCCATCCTGAAAATCAACCACTCCTTAATATTTGGGTCCTGGAGAATGTCTTACACCAACAGCCCTCTTAAATTTCCTTGAATCATGCCTGTCCTTGAAGTCTTGTTTGTACACAagaacctgtaattccagaatgGAAGGCAGCCTCTAAGACCTTATACTTGAGAGCTGAGCTTTAAGATATATGTGGAGGGGTGACCAGGGAAGAGGGGCAGCTCTGTACAAGCAACCAGGAGAATGGCCCCAGCTGTATGCTGAGTTCAGAACAGGAACAGGGAAGCACCCAGGAACCTCACTCTGGTTTCCAAGCACCATCACTAAGCAGCCTGCAAGGACTCCTCTCCCATAGAGAAGAAAGAGAGCAGGAGACTTTGGAGTATTTGGTCAAGGAATAGAAAACATAGAGAAGGGTAATGAGGGAGAGGAAGGTAGAAGGTAGAAAGTGGAAAGCCAGCAAATGGTCATCCCTGGTTCTCTCAGCCTTGGGAGGAGAGGACTTCTCAGGCACAGGAATGTGATATAAGGAGGGGAGGAGACATGGAGCAGGGAAGAGATCATGAGGGGACAGCACGGAAAGCAGGCATGGGGCAGGATGAGGACTGATGACCTCTTAGCCCAGAGGAGACCCAAGTTCCCTACTACAGACAGCAAGACGTAGACATCTCACTTTGTGCTTAAGCCTCAATAAGCTTTGAAAATGGCAAGTTATGTTAATAAAAGGTTACATACAGACCTGTCCTGTGGGGAGTGTGTGTTCAACATCTGTCAGGTGAGCTACAGTGGAAAAAAGATTGAGAACTGCTGTTGCAGAAGGGTCCAGGGAAGCAACCCCTTATCAGAACACTGAACACACACATTGGTTCATTTATCCAACAACTACTGAGAACTTCCTACGTGCCAGACCTGATAtactattcatttttatatcctaAGCCCAATATAATGTGTGTACATAGCAAGAATTAGTTGATGCTTATTGATTACATGCATGCATTTATCTTGTTTATTGAGTCAATACAAGTTTACTGAACCCTGGAAATCTTCAATTCCTTCCCCTTTCCTAAGCCTAAAATCTATGACACTATTAAAATTGTAGACCAGTCCCCCTGCATTTCTCTTCAGTTGTCTGTTTTAATCTCTTCAGGTGCTGTCAGTGGCATGCCCAAACCCAAAGCTGGAAGAGGAATAAATTACAAGTGGTCAAGGTTGCATCCTTTTGAGCCCAGGACCTGCTTGTAAGCCGAGAGGGTTCTCTGGCCCTAATCTAGCCAAGCACCATGGAGAGAATCAGCGCCTTCTTCAGCTCTATCTGGGACACCATCTTGACCAAACACCAAGAAGgcatctacaacaccatctgcctGGGAGTCCTCCTGGGCCTGCCACTCTTGGTGATCATCACACTCCTCTTCATCTGTTGCCATTGCTGCTGGAGCCCACCAGGCAAGAGGGGCCAGCAGCcagagaagaacaagaagaaaaagaagaagaagaagaaggatgaAGAAGACCTCTGGATCTCTGCTCAACCCAAGCTTCTCCAGATGGAGAAGAGACCATCACTGCCTGTTTAGTTAGGCAGGAAGCAGAGGTGTTTCCTTTCTGGGGCTAAGCCTCCTTCTGACCACACACAGACATTTCAGGAACCCCTGAAATGATGCACTATGTCCATGTCCACAGAGTAACTACTCAACCAAGGAACAAACCTCAGACTAAGTGTCCCAGTGGAGGGCAGTCCCAGGGACCACGTGGACAATTCTTGGATACTGTCTTGGCAGCTATGTGTCCAATAGCAATGCTCCTTACTGCAGACCCAGGCATGCCTCCCACCTGTCTCTGGCATACGCCACATGCAAAGCACAAAGAACATTTATCCATACATCTCAATATGGTTCCcaagtgtgtgcacatgcacgtaACACACACAAATTCAGGCAGCAGGTACGTGGGCAAGTATATTCTGCTCATCAAATGGTCATTGGCTATGTACTTTGTGCAGGGAAGTACATTATCTACAGTCACAAAAATGTCTCATGGGAAAGCCTTGCCAGATTCagacacatatatacaatttCCTAACCAGCAAGGCCCCCATACACCATCTATTCCATAAACCACTCAGGTTACAGATGCATGCTTTCCTATTTCTAACTCTACACATAAACTTTTACTGGAAGTACTCATAATTGGACATTCCAGCAACCTGCTACAGTCCCCACCCTTGTGTCTTGATACAGACACACCAAGTTTCTGTGCCTCTGACCCCTCACCTGTGCCAAGATGTTTAAAGTGTGATGGTTCAAAATTCATTGAAAGCTCTTTTCTTGTAACTCATGACAAAGTCCGTCCTCATTGCCACTGAGAGGTGTTTAATGTGATCCAAGACCTCTCTGTGAAACATTACCCCCGCAAACCACTCAGCAAAGTGCCTTTCTCCAAGCAAGAACTAACAGCTCTTGGTGGTGACTGCTAGAAAGCTATGGAAGCCCACTCATTTATGTCAGTGGACTGCAACTGTGTACCTATGCAATGTTTACAGATGGAAAGGGTGAGGAGATGCTACACCTGAGCTAGGTATCTCCTATATAACCAAAGTTTCCAGCAGGGAAGGAACTAGACAATCATCAGTGCAGTCTCACAGAAGGCAACACTGGAAGTGATGTCATAAGGTTGTGATGTGTGCACGGTATGGCACAGGTGGGATGCAGAGGTAACAGAGTTTAAATGAAAGTAGGATGAAGctataaagaggtttatttatatttatattgaagCTCAGGCAAGTGccttgcacacagtaggtacttatAACTAACTGTGGTTACTGTTGGATATGTGATGTTGTTAAGGGTAAGCTTGTAATACCTCACCAATTCTCCCCGAGTGATCCTCTCTTCTAAGTGAGCCCACTAATTGCTGCAATGGATGAAATTGGGTGTTTAATGCTGCAGGAGAGTACATGTAGGTGACACATGTGCCTTGAGGTATGTGAGGACATGTAAATTAGATCCACAGTGAGCTGAGGAGGGCTTTCCCCACCAGAGTGAGGTTGGGAAGCAGAGTTAATCCACTTATAGGATGAACTGCTtggtatttttattgtattgtgaCTGTATTACAAAGATGGACAATTCACTCCTTGGGAGCAAGTTATGCTCTAGAAGTTTATTTACACATATGCTGGGCAGCTCTCTTGAAATATTTTCCCAAGGAAGCTATTCTACACAGTGGCAAAATTGCTATCTAATTAATAATGTAGCTAAACTATGATATTTATAGTAGCAAAAAACTAAATTCTATAAGATTGCATTAAAGGAAAGATATATTCTATTTGCTCACTTGGGCTGCTTGGTACTCACCTGCCCTCCAGGTGTACTTTAGGCCTGTGGAGGGTGGGCATTTAGTGGTGACCCTTGCACCAGGGTTTTCTAACAGATGACCCTGTGAATCATAATTTAAACCTGCATATATTTTATAGCCAGTCACATTTGCCCTCTCACCCTATATGGCCATAAACTGCCTAAGCACTCAGGCCTCCCACTCATCAACCCCTTTGACCAGAGAAAGAAGCACTCTGGTTCTCTATCCCCTTGTCACATAGAGAGTTTGTCATGGGGCCTCTGGCTGTGCCCTTCACATAACAGAATGACTTGCCATCTGCCTGCACCAAACCCAGGGATGTGGAAGACATCTCCCCACAACTGCCACTGCTCACCAGGACAAGCTGCCCTTCCTGTCTCCACCTCTCAGTCCCCCTAGAATGGATGGCTGGGGAGACGTGGAGGCTGACAGCTGAGACGTAGTGTCAGATATGATCTAGGAGGGCGGATCACCGGGATCCGGGACCATACAAGTAACATGGTTTCCATGGCAACTGCTTGCTCCTTTGAATTAAGACAGCAGTCAGTTGTCATTGCCATGACAAGGCCTCTATCTCCAGGCACAATGTCCCTGCTGTCTCCTAATCCAATGGACTTGCTCTCACCCCAGGGATGAAACACCCAGAAACTCACTTCTCAGTCACTTCCACAGCCGATGACTCAGAAGAGCCAAACCCAGAATCTCACTTCTCAGTCACTTCCACAGCCGATGACTCAGAAGAGCCAAACCCAGAATGGGGCCTCTCTTTTCCCCATCACAGACTCCCCTGACAACCTTTCCCAGCGTAACTAGAGGAGTCCCAGTGCAGGATAGGCCCTAAACGTTTTGTTAAATAAACAGGTGCATGAAAGGAGCCTAAGGCCATTGTTGATATCCACTCTCTTCTTTCCACttccttctcatctttttctCCATGTTTTATGCTTCTCTGATTCCCTCTTCTGCCTGCACCAGACCAGCCCCAGCCCTTTATTCCTCTCCATTTTCACTCCTTCCAGCCTCTGTCCCTGAACTGCCACTGGCAACCCATGGGACCTCAGGACCAGAGACTGCTTGACTCATCTGGGTAGGGTAAGTTCACGGGGGACAAAAAAATGATTCCTAAAGAAGAGGCTTCCTAGACCAGCACAGGCTCGAGAAAGACATCCCCTAGGCCTGGACTTCTGAGCAGCTTCAGCCAGGCTCCGGACGGCAGCCAGAGGAGGCCTTTCCCCATtgctcctttccccattgctcaaTGGAttccatgtttctttttcttggggggagcagggagggagaaaggTAGAAAAATGGCAGCCACCtttccaagaaaaatataaagggtCCAAGCTGTATAGTATTtgtcagtatttttttctgtaaaattcaaacacacacaaaagaaaaatttatttaaataaaatactttgaaaatgaaaagtctTGATGTAGTCAGATGGTTACTTTCTTAACATTAGGTATTACCCCCACTCAGACATCACTCAGAAATGATCAATGCAGGGACTCTTTCTGTGACACAAATGTCCCAGCCCTCCCTGGTCACCACCTTCGCCATGGTAGAGTCATAGGTCTGAGGATGAGAAATGTGGCTGTCTCACCCTTGCTTGCAAAACAGATGGCCTTGGAGACCAGACTCCCTCAAAGGTGCCAGCTGCAGGAAAAATACACTGATGTTCCTGGGCAACACTTACAGAACTTTCCATCAATGAGGTCCATCAATGGCTTCTTAAAGGAAAAGGGGGGAAATAGCAAAAACCTAAGGAAGAATGGACCTTTGAGTTAAATCCAGTGTTTGTTGGGAAAGGAGGGATCAAAAACCTCTATAGTAGCCACTAGGGCAaaaactgtgtgtatgtgtgtgtacactgtTCAATATGGTTCAATATGGTaccaatagccacatgtgactatttaaattcattgcaatgaaataaaattaaaggtaTACTAGCTCAGCTATGTctgccatatttctttttttttttttttttttttttgagatggagtcttgctctgtcatccaggctggaatacagtggtatgatctcggctcactgcaacttacacctcccgagttcaagcaattctcatgcttcagccacctgagtagctgggatgacaggcatgtgccaccatgcccagctaattttttttgtattttagtaaagatggggtttcaccatactggccaggctggtcttgaactcctggcctcaagtgacccgccagcctcccaaagtgctgggattataggcatgggcaacTGCGCTTGGCCATGCCAGCCACgattcaagtgctcagtagctacACGTGGCTAGCGGCTGCCATCCTGGACAGCATAGGTCTATGATATTGTCGGGGGCAGGGTCAGACACCTGGGAAAAACAGCCATGCTGACTGGATTTCAAGGAGGGCTTAAGAAGGAAGGCCTAGAGCACAGGTGGACTCTTTGCCTTATCTCGCCCAAGACAGGTTATGTCTGTAGTTCAGATGAGTTCATTCCTGGGCTCCCTTCCCCATCACCACACACTCATGACAACCAGAGAACAGAGACTCTTCATTCAGCTTCTTGTTCATCCACCCGGGACATTGCTAAACATTCTGGTGCAGAGGAGGAACTGATGCTCAGAAACCATCTGGGAGGGGAGCAGCTGCTGCACCCCTGAGGGGATGCCAGTGCTCAATGCCTGCAGCCACACCTGCCCCGGCTCCATCCTGGCCTTGGGGTATAATATGGATTTGGACAATGAATGCCATCACGTCCTTAGCATTCTCAATTCATCACAGCACTCTGCACTGGCCCCTTGCCCGTTGACCTTAGTAGTATTTCCCAATTCAAAGTCACAGGTTTACTGGACTGGAAAAAAATCCCTTCAACCCGCTTTCTGTCTTAGACTCAAAGGGTTGTTTTCAAACACCTGTGTGGGCAATGTCATACTATATTTCTTCAGGAATGGCTGTGACTGTGTACCTCTAGCCCTCTTTTGAGGCTGTTCATCCCATTAACATTTCTGACtgtttactatatgccaagcacacTAGGTGCCAGTGATACTAAGTTGTCCTAGAGGGGCTCAGAACCTGGTAGGGGGGCACAGACAAGCAAACAAACCATGacaagacagtgtggccattgcTTCCTTAGAGGGAAGCTCCCAGGCTGGCTTCAGGACAGGCCGGGGGAAATCACCTAGGAGGTGTCTAGAGACTTGCACAGGAAGAAACTGAGAAAGGAGGGCCCCAGATGCACAGTCTACAAAGGCAAGTGCACCCTGGAGTAGTGATGCAGGCAGACAGGATGATGGGGACGATTCAGAAACCATCAGGGCTCTCTGGAAGCCATAAGTGCAGTGAGCTAGGACTCAGGACTAGGGTTGTCCCAACACTGATGCTAACTCCAACTCTCACTAGTTATGTAATTTGGACCCATGGCTTAATCTCTCTGTAAGACTTACCTGCTAAATAAAGCTAATGAGAGTAGCTACCTCATAGGGAGCATTAAATGATCGTGTGTACAAAGCATTTAGCACAGGACCTGGCTTATAttaagtgcccaataaatgttacttattattattaaggGTTGAAGGAAAACCGTGAGAGAGCTGTGTCCTAggaaccaaaggaaaagaaatttccaAGAAGAAAGCGATGGTCCATAGAGTCAAATGATGCAGGCAAATCGAATGAGATAGGGATTGAAAATAATTAGCATTTTCTATTCCCCATGGTGTGATGTGTTCCCTAATTTCACCACATACTGCACTAGCTACAGGATTACCAATACTCCATGGATTAAGGTCTGCAGATTTGCAGATTAGGCAAGGCTGCCTAATTATCTGTCCCGCCTCTGCCCACAACGAAGTCGCCCCAGCTTGACAGTGCCACCTGGTGGCCAGATCAGGAGAAAGCGTGAAGTCAACATCTTTTTCACCTTAGAAGTGTTTCCTGGAGAACATCCATCTAGCTAGTTCACCTGTTCTCAAATTAAATGTGCAAAAGAGTCACCGGGTTTTATGTGAAATTCACAAATCTGTCAGGGTCCGGAATGCCGTGCTCATGTGACATATGGGGGATTTCCATAAATCATAGGTCTCAACTGTTGTTACAAACATATTTTGGTGAAGTGTTCTATATATAGCCTCACTACAGTAAAGCTTCCCTAACCACACAAGTCTTGCCCATTGCAGTAAGACTAGACCACATTGCAATTGTGTGTTTCTTCTATTCCCAGCACCCCACCCCTATTTTGACCCCCATTAGAA
This genomic window contains:
- the KIAA0040 gene encoding uncharacterized protein KIAA0040 homolog — its product is MERISAFFSSIWDTILTKHQEGIYNTICLGVLLGLPLLVIITLLFICCHCCWSPPGKRGQQPEKNKKKKKKKKKDEEDLWISAQPKLLQMEKRPSLPV